The nucleotide sequence ATTACTTGTACCAGAGGGACCGCCTCTGGGTGCTACAATAGTAGAAAAATCTGAGCTTCTGATCATGGAATTCTTTCTGCCAATGTTCTATGTCCAGGTCGGTTATCATCTCAACGTGACTTTGATAACTGATTGGAAGCAATTTGCATCTTGGCAATTAATAGTTGTAGCAGGAGTTCTAGGGAAGATGGTAGGAGCTATGGTGGCTTCACTGTTCTTCACTATCAGCATTAGGAATGCCTTCTTGCTTGGTCTCATCTTGAGCATTAAGGGTGTTCCTCACATTCTTGCTTTAGGAAATGCAAGACAGAATAAGGTTAGACAAATCTTTATGCTATCCCCTCCTAGTACATTTGTTCATTGGTATTTCTACAATTCGCGATGGTAGTGTGCTTGTCGTTCTCACTTCTCAGTTGTTTATTATACAGGTGATAGACTCCCAGTCACTAGACACGCTAGCGCTATCAGAAATGGTGCTGACAGCGATTTTAACTCCCATGGTAGAGATGTTATACAATCGTCAGGCGATACAAAGCCTGTCTTGTTCATACAAAAAACGAACAAAAACGCTCCAGACAACTCGTCGCAATGAAGAACTCCGAGTCCTCTCTTGCATTCACAATGAAGACAATGTCCACAGCATCATCACTCTCCTTGAAACCTCCAATCCCACTTACATCAGCCCCATCTGTGTCTATGCCTTCCATCTAGTTGACCTCATTGGCCGAGCAGCACCGGTCCTCGTCCaggaaagcaaaacaaaattcaagcgAAGCATCTCCAATCACATTGCCAAAGCATTCGCCAACTATACGAAATGCTCTCGAGGTCCAGTGGAGACACATTCCTATACAATGATTGCTCCATACAAGACCATGCACGAAAGCATTTGTGGATTTGCTGAAGATAAGCTGATTCCTCTCATCATCGTACCTTTCCACGATAATCAAGAAGTAAAGCATGCAAATGCAATACGAAATTTCAACAAGAATGTGCTCTTGTATGCACCGTGCACTGTTGCGATTTTGGTTGATAGGGGTTTCCATCGGCCACTGCAGTTAGTACAGTTCTCCTGCAATATTGCAGTACTCTTTATAGGTGGTGTTGATGATCGCGAGGCCTTATCGTTAGCTGCAAGGATGTCAACACACCCTAATGTGAGCATCACCGTACTAAGAATCATCACAACAGAAGACACCAATCAAGAGGCGCCCTATAGCGAAAGTGAGACAATCCTGGACGATATTTTGATGGATGAATTCAAGCAAATGACTAGCAGCAATGCATGCGTCGTGTGCAAAGAAGTTGAAGCCAAGGACAGTGTAGAACTAATGGAAGTGATTCGATCTGTTAAGAACAAGTATGACCTAGTTATGGTGGGAAGGCGACGAGGGTTCAAGTCCAAGTTTGAGCAAGAGATGGTTGAGTGGGTTGAGCATGTTGAGCTTGGAGTGATTGGTGATGCACTTACTTCGTCTGATTTTTGTGGGGGGACTATGTCAATCCTAGTTATGCAACAGTGTGGAGACGTTAATGTAGGAGCAGGAGGAGCTACTCAGTTTGAGGTGCTTAAGGATAATTTGTCTTTTCATCAGGGATAATGAACTTTCAAAGCATGGTTTAGCCTATCAATTAATCAAGGGCTGGTCAAAATTTTGCACATAACAATtctttccttaatttttttccccttgattTCTTTCCGTCAACATCTCCTCTTGACCTAGAACGTAAATGGATCAAAGGTATGAACTGCGTCAATAAAACATAGAAGAGAAGGctctagaaactagaaaggcagACTGATTTTATTCAAAGATGCCTAGCCTAACGGGATTACAGACTTAtctaaacaaaaataaagaaacctTAAAATTGACAATTATATCAAAAATGACAAATTGGGGTTAGGCCCACAAATTACTACTAAAAATCCTAAACAAATTAGAATCAACGAAACGTGATTCAGACTTCTAATTAAAAAGATGTAACCAAAACAAAATATTCCTAAAATGACAATACTGCTAAATTGAAGGCCTGAGTGATGGATTTTGTCCCAAAAATAATGGAGCTAGTGAATAACATTGGTTAGATGCGAATCGATGTTTTGAGTCGGTCTCTCAAATTTCATGCAATTCAAAGTTgtaagatttttatttttgatttcgAATGATCCAAAAGACGTAAAAAAAACTTTTTGCTAACATGTTCTACATCACCTCTTAGGAAGCAAAATCCGGTAACCAAACATTGTAAGGATGGTTAGCATAGTTAAGTTAATCAAAGATAGACAACACTTGAATCAAATATATTAGAGTGCGTTAGTGTTTCTGTTTGTTATACCATAAAATAGTCTCCATACATGCCTATTTTCTATCCAAGCAAGTAGTAACCCAGATGTTATCTTAGCTCAATTGCTGTGTCTTTAATTCTTACTCAATATGTGTGATCTTTATCAATTACATGAATTAGAAGAGAAGTAGTTCTTGGAAAATTGCTTTTACACTAAATATTGAAGAACATTACATCACATGTGAAAAAACAATGATGAAAACTTGTTGGAGTACATGAATTTCAATAATAATGTAATTTAACAGACATTTCTTGAGTTAATTAACATAGAGGCATGTCTGCTGGAGGTTCCTCTAGAGTCTGTGTTTCTTCATGTCCATTCTCTACCAAGAAAGCCATGGCCAAACCCCATGTAATATGAACATCCAAGTGACAGTGCATTATCCACACACCTGTACATGACAAAACACAAGTGAAGTGATCATAAATTTCCAAAATTCATGATCAAAGAAATGAAACCAAATATTGAGTTTCTGAGTGATGATTCTACCAGGATTGTCAGCGACGAATCGAATGACTGCCCACCCATTTGCAGGCACACCTACTGTGTTCCTCATTGGTGGATCAACAAGATTAAACTTGCCTGTATCATTCCTGGGATTGAAATTTCCAAACCCTTCAGCGATGATGTAGAAGTCGTATCCGTGGAGGTGAATTGGGTGGTTTTCAGGAGTGACAATACTTGTGCCTTGCAGCACAATCTGCACTCTTGAACCAAACTTCAGCCTGTACAATTTAGTGCCTCTAATAGGTTGCCAGAGTGATTGGCTAACGTTTCCGGTGTAATCGAATGTCACCTGTGGGTTTGCTGGAAAATCAGAAGTGAAAACTCCTGGAATGCCATGGTGATGTGCTTGTAATAGGGAGAAGTTTGAAGGAAGCACAAAGGACACATTGCTCATACTAGAAGTGAAGCGAGTACTATTCGGTCCCTGGCACCGGCTTGATGGATAATTTGGGGGACAATTATCGAGTCCTAGACCAATTGTTAAGAAGAGACTCTCATCAATTTCAGTTGGAACTTCCACTTTCTCGATGCTCCGAAAACTTGTAGTGAAGGCAGTGACTGTTGCTGtgtcattgtaagcaggaagaGTAGGCCTAATTGGTGTCGCTGTTAGTCCCTCTTTGGCAGCACAAGGTGCAGCTTTGTACTCAAGTATTGCAGTTGTTGTTGTGTTGTCAAAGGGCACGTTTAGCGCAGTGTGGTAGGCGCGTGCTGCGATGTAGTATCGTCCTGGTGGCTGATCTCCAGTGATCAAAACATCAGTAGTTTGGCCAGGTCCTAACACCACAACTGAGGTGGTGAAGGGCTTGATGTAGGAGGCATCAGCACCAACAACTGTGAGCCTGTGGTTTGCGACGGTGAAGAAGAGTGGCTGGTTCAATCCTGCGTTGATGATTCGGAGGAGATTGGTCTCGCCAAAGTCAATCGGAACTATGGAAGTGTCTGCATAGCAATCAAATCATGGATGTCATCTCCTTCACATATCACATACAAGCAGAGCATTTTGCAGCATGCAGGGGACTCTGTTTGCATATTCCGAAATGGGCTCAAAATGGACCTTGGTGGGCTTTGGCCCATCAGGATCATGGCCCGGCCCATCCATAGAAGGATAAAACAGTTCAGTTCACAAACCTTTGCTTGAGCAGTTGTAAAGATCCCCAGGTTGTCCATTGATGGTATATGCATCAGAAATATTTGGAGATCCACCAGTTCTTGTTGACTCCCTCACAACATCCATTGGGTTTGCATCCCACCATTCCCCTAATAAGCATACATCATTAAAGCCCATTCCAGATGAAAGAATCACACAACTTTTCAAAttcatttatataaaaataaagacCATATGTTATTCCTGCAGTCATTTGGTGAAAATCATAACATACCAAGAAGAAGTGGTGTTTCTCTCCTTGGCTTAGGGAAAGGATAAGAGGTTCCATTTTTCGGACGAATAATTAGAGCTCCATAGACAGTAGCTCTAAGCCAAGAACTATGTGCATGCCACCACAATGTTCCTTCCTGTCCTTGAATTCTAAATCTGTATGTGTAACTCCCTCCAGGTCTAATTGGACATTGTGTCACAAATTCCGGTCCATCTGCCCACGCCGTTCTAATCTGGCGGACACCATGCCTGTCAgcaaaatgtatatatatacacatgtgaTTAGTTTTTCATATCGGCTAAGTATGAGACACTGAAATATTTAAGTGTTAGTACCAGTGAATGGTGATGTTATAGTGAGCTTTGTTAGCGACATTGACGACTAGAGTGTCTCCATTGTTGACCTCCAAGGTTGGTCCTGGGAACATCCCATTCACTGTAATGCTGTTGTGGGTGTTGCACAGCCTCTTCACTGACGTTGCTTGCACCTATACGTACACacatataactatataagcATAAGAAGGACTAAAGAGTACTTTCTTAAGAATAGTAATTATAAAATGGATTGGCACATACAACAAATTCATGGTACTGTGTCTTTGCATTTGCCAAGGAAAATGCAGAAGCAGACAGAAGCAGAATTCCTAAGCAGATGAATATGGCAGTAGGTTTGAGGAGCTCCATCTCTATTGATGAATGGTGGTAAGAAAGTAAGAAAAAGAATGGGATTCTTTTTATAGGAAACTTAAAGGGGATTTTGAGAGAGAGTTGTTTGAGGTTGGTAGATTAGTTTTGATTCAGGAAAAATGGTATTGGATTCAATGGGCTTTGATTACTTAGTTGAAGCCTCAAATTAACAAGTTGTTGCACCAAACTGGCCAATCAATGAGAGTGTAATTTCTATAGTTCTTGGTATACAAGTATTTgtttaggaaaaaaattaagcaaaaaGGGTTGTCTTTTAATCAAGTTGTAAAATAAGACTAATTAGAAGTTGAATATGGGTTTGATAttttaaaaatgacatattttaatgttttcttgtgttcttatTAATTCAGCCTTTATATCTTATGGAAAATCATATGATATTCAGATTcaaacaagaaaagagaaggatatACCATATGGTCAAACCATGCCCATtcattctttgtttcttttttttttgaaagaccaGGAAAAATTCATGGGACAACACTTCCATAAAACTTGCAAGAAACACTTACACATGGGGGAGAGAAGCTCAACCCCCACACAGTACGAAGTATCACCTtcgagaaaaaacaaaacaggaAAAATCCATCAGATAAGAACtacaacaaaggaaaaaagaaacagcTACAATAAAAGAACCAAAGAATTAGGCTTGACGAATGAATCTTTGATCCTTCTTGACAGCCTGCATTAGGAACGTTGGGccttcctcaatccaaacagtTTCATCACCAATCTTTAAAGCCTCCCTTGCGAAACGGTGGGCAACTTCATTACCAGACCTCCTAACATGATTAACTTGCCAAGATATAAAAGCACCTAGACGATTCTTGATCTCCTTAACCGTACTACTCCAAGCATTCTGTTAATTTGTAGAACCTAGTTGCTTCTTGTATAAGCAATAAAGAACACTTTCAAACagaagttttcaagttttcgtgACTAGAAAAAACAGATAAAGCAAGACTGTAACCTATCTTGTATTACAGCAACTTAGCAAGTCTTACAGCAACACTCTTTCAAGTAAAGGAAGCTTCCTTACATAGGAAAACGGGATTGCCCACAACCACAtaagaaaaaaacaacataaagAAGACTTACTAAATGTAGTATGGTCAACTTTCACCAATAATGTTGACCCCAACAGTACAAACAAAAGAGCACCGTATTACATGTTAGTAAAACCTTACGTCACTAACACTCCTCCTTAAGGTTTTGCTTGACAAGCCCTAACCTTGTCCTTAGCATTTCAAACTTGATCTTGGGCAGAGCTTTGGTAAAGATATCAGCAAGCTAGTCTTCAGACTTGCAAAACACAAGCTTCACCTCACCATCCTTCTCTGCTTCTTGTATTGCATGAAGCTTCACTTTCATGTGCTTTGTTCTTCCATGTTGTACTGGATTTTCAGCAATGGCTGTAGCTGACTTACTGTCACAATATAGCTCAGTAGCATTATCCAATACAAACCCCAAATCATCCAGCACCTTCCTAAGCCAGACTGCTTGATTAGTAGCTCCAGCAGCAACCACATATTCAGCTTCAGCTGTTGACTGAGCTACAACTTCCTGTTTTCTTGAATTCCATGAAAAAGCACTTGAGCCAAGAGTGAAAACAAATCCTGAGGTACTCTTACAATCATCAACACTCCCAGCCCAGTCACTGTCAGTATACCCTACTAGAGTCCTCCCTTCATTCTTCTCAATCCATAAGCGAAAGTCAAGGGTGCCCTTCAAATACTTAAGTACTCTTTTAGCAGCACCATGATGATTAAGACTAGGGGTCTTCATAAATCTGGAGAGCAAACTCATAGGGTACATCAAGTCAGGCTAGTGGCAGTTGCTAAACTTCTTCAACATGTCTAGTGCATACTTTCTTTGAGATAGAAAGATGCCACCATTAGTCTGAGAGATATccatacctaggaaatatgacATTTCTCCTAAGTcagacatttcaaattccacttTCATCTCATCCTCGAAGGATTGAACAGCAGCAAGACAACTGCCTGTAATAAAGAAATCATCCATATATAAAGAGATCACCAACCACTGCTCACCACTTTTGATATACAGTGTAGGCTCATTCACACTCGTCCTAAAACCATGAACCAGCAAGTATGTGTCAATTCTACTATACCATGCTCTAGGAGCCTGTTTCAACCCATAAAGAGCCTTGTATAGCTTATAAACCATGTCCTCCTTCCCTGGAACAATAAACCCCTGAGGTTGTTCAACAAAAATCTCTTCTTCCAGCACTCCATTCAAAAAAGCTGACTTAATGTCCAAATGAAATATCTTTCAACCCTTCTGAGCTGCCAAGACAATCAATAACTTGATAGTATCATGCCTTGTCACAGGAGAGAAAGTGTCCCCATAGTCAATACCTAGAAGTTGAGCATAACCTTTAACAACAAGCCTTGCTTTATGCTTGTTCACAGACCCATCAGGGTTTAATTTGGTCTTATAGACCCACTTTACTCCAATCACATTCCGATTTGGAGGCTTTGAGGTAAGTTGCCAAGTAGAATTTTTATTAATCATATCAATCTCATCATGCATAGCCAGCTGCCATTCTTCATACTTGCAAGCTTCCTCAAAACATGAAGGTTCTGCCACCATCATATTACAACTTTCATAGATGTCAGATAAGGTTATAGTCTTTCCAACAGAAGACTCATCAGTTGTGTCAGAGACTACTTTGTCTTGGTTCTCACCATAAACATGTTCTGAATTCACTGAGACTTGTTTGAGCTGAGAAGACCCCACAACTCTTTCACAATCCCAGTCCCAGTATGCATCTTCATCAACAATGAGATCCTTACTGACCACAATCTTCTTAGTTTGCAAATTATACACCCTATATCCCTTGGCTTGACTTGAATAGCCTATAAAAATGCCCTTTTTAGCTTTCTCATCCAATTTGGTTCTCTTCACAGATGGCACATGAGTATAACACATAGAaccaaaaattttcaaatattttgcaGATGGTTTGGAGCCAAACCAAGCTTCAATTGGTGTTTTACCTTTAACAGACTTGGATGGTAGTCTATTAAGAAGATATACAGATGTATATACTGTCTTAGCCCAGAATATTTTAGGCAGCTTCTTCTCCATAATCATGCATCTAGCCATCTCCATGACAGTTCTATTTTTTCTCTTAGAGACCCCATTAACTTTGGAGTGTAGCTCACTGTGAACTGATGAGCTATTCCTACATCATCACAAAACTCCTGAAAGTTTGTGGAAGAATATTCTTTCCCATTGTCAGATCTCAGAGTCTTGATCTTCAGACCACATTGATTCTCCACAAGAGCTTTAAACTTCTTGAAGACATTGAAAACTTGAGACTTACTGCTCAAAAAATACACCCAGCACATCCTTGTGAAGTCATCAATGAATAAGATGAAATATCTATTTTGACTAAAAAGAATCAACACTCATGAGACCACACACATCTGTGTGTATCAGTTCTAGCTTTTTAGTGGCTCTCCATGCTGAGTTGGCTGGAAAAGACTTCCTGTGTAACTTGCCAAGCTGACAAGCTTCACACACCCCATTTGCATCCCCAATATCTGCCAAGTCCCTCACTAGGCCCTTCTCCATAACTGACTTCAAAGCAGTATAGTTAAAATGTCCATACCTCTTGTGCCACAACCAAGTATCTTCAACCTTTGCAGCACAAGTGGTTTGCATTGCAGGTGAGCATTGTAGGGAAAAACTATTCCCAATCATAGGAAGCTTAGCTACCTCAACATTTTCAGGATTATAAATAGTGCAACATAAGTCCTTAAAGGACACAGTATACCTCTTCTTAATCATTTGAGGCACACTAAGTAAATTGTTGAGTAAGCTAGGAATATACAGAACATCTGATATAAACTTTGTACCTCTTTTAGTGCTAACAACAACTGTCCCCTTCCCCTAAGCTACTACTACATCACCATTACCAATCGTCACCTTGGTCTTCACAGACTTATCTAGAGAAGTAAACATATCAATGTCCTTGGCCATGTGACTTGTACAGCCACTGTAAAATTTGTTTGCTGCTAAGGTTGCTGCCCAGAAGACTGCTGCTTCTGTTTacaatttttctcaatatgacCAGTTTTCTTACAAAACCAACACTGAACTAGAGACTTGCCCTTATATCTA is from Tripterygium wilfordii isolate XIE 37 chromosome 14, ASM1340144v1, whole genome shotgun sequence and encodes:
- the LOC120015529 gene encoding laccase-5-like, giving the protein MELLKPTAIFICLGILLLSASAFSLANAKTQYHEFVVQATSVKRLCNTHNSITVNGMFPGPTLEVNNGDTLVVNVANKAHYNITIHWHGVRQIRTAWADGPEFVTQCPIRPGGSYTYRFRIQGQEGTLWWHAHSSWLRATVYGALIIRPKNGTSYPFPKPRRETPLLLGEWWDANPMDVVRESTRTGGSPNISDAYTINGQPGDLYNCSSKDTSIVPIDFGETNLLRIINAGLNQPLFFTVANHRLTVVGADASYIKPFTTSVVVLGPGQTTDVLITGDQPPGRYYIAARAYHTALNVPFDNTTTTAILEYKAAPCAAKEGLTATPIRPTLPAYNDTATVTAFTTSFRSIEKVEVPTEIDESLFLTIGLGLDNCPPNYPSSRCQGPNSTRFTSSMSNVSFVLPSNFSLLQAHHHGIPGVFTSDFPANPQVTFDYTGNVSQSLWQPIRGTKLYRLKFGSRVQIVLQGTSIVTPENHPIHLHGYDFYIIAEGFGNFNPRNDTGKFNLVDPPMRNTVGVPANGWAVIRFVADNPGVWIMHCHLDVHITWGLAMAFLVENGHEETQTLEEPPADMPLC
- the LOC120014816 gene encoding cation/H(+) antiporter 15-like; this translates as MANITASGVFGANVPAMICINYDKEMYNVRGIWHGVNPLDYIQPVFMLQVILAFVVPRIVYLLLRPLRQPRFVCYLLGGIILGPSVLGRHKPLMDKIFPHKEAVLLNSVSAIGALFFIFITGVKMNTAMVLETARNAWRVGVSCLLLSLLVTIVFCTILQPFIHIAPATPLILIFTSLLCATFFPATAYALQELNLLNSELGQLAMSASMTNEMFLWLCMVMTVIVMQSSSSEVFAACLATIGFIVLAIGVVRPAAKYIVKRTPEGKPVKEVYVILVTITALLMSLMSELIGGTFVQGALITGLLVPEGPPLGATIVEKSELLIMEFFLPMFYVQVGYHLNVTLITDWKQFASWQLIVVAGVLGKMVGAMVASLFFTISIRNAFLLGLILSIKGVPHILALGNARQNKVIDSQSLDTLALSEMVLTAILTPMVEMLYNRQAIQSLSCSYKKRTKTLQTTRRNEELRVLSCIHNEDNVHSIITLLETSNPTYISPICVYAFHLVDLIGRAAPVLVQESKTKFKRSISNHIAKAFANYTKCSRGPVETHSYTMIAPYKTMHESICGFAEDKLIPLIIVPFHDNQEVKHANAIRNFNKNVLLYAPCTVAILVDRGFHRPLQLVQFSCNIAVLFIGGVDDREALSLAARMSTHPNVSITVLRIITTEDTNQEAPYSESETILDDILMDEFKQMTSSNACVVCKEVEAKDSVELMEVIRSVKNKYDLVMVGRRRGFKSKFEQEMVEWVEHVELGVIGDALTSSDFCGGTMSILVMQQCGDVNVGAGGATQFEVLKDNLSFHQG